The genomic segment ttatacattttacaaaaagagTAAATGTTGACcatatatattttgcaatttgtttcagtttgtaatatataataaaaagtggtaaatgtacattattatttatttaatgtaattatttgTTACAGATCAATAGATATGCCAGAACTAACTGAACTGGACAAAGCTGCAAGCTCCGAACCTACTAAGGTCGAAGCAGCTGCAGCAGGATCTGGAACTGATACAGATTCAGATGACACTATCCCAGAATTGGACGATGCAGGAGCTGGGGGTACTGTTGGTTTCCCAGGGACAACCGTCACTGGTCTTCCCATTGATATGGTTTCTAAAGCAAAACAAAGTCGAGGAGAGAAAAAAGCCAGGAAGCTTATGAGCAAATTGGGATTAAAGCCTGTATGTTGTATGAATGCAATAtaccatatatttttttatatatatgattaaATAAATACTTGAAATTGTTTTGTTCAGGTGCAAGGAGTTAACAGAGTGACTATTCGTAAatcaaaaaatattctttttgtaATCAATAAGCCAGATGTGTTAAAGAATCCAGCTTCAGATACTTACATAGTGTTTGGCGAAGCCAAGGTAAAATTCTGGAAATAACTTGAAGTAGTatgttagaaaaataatatctcAGAGAAAGTGATGATTAGTTTTGTGTTTCGCATATTATGAATTAAAGAAATGTAGAAAAAGTTCCTTGGCAGACTGATACGTTTaataattgtacattttttcaaatattatggttttcaattatttaacgaaattatttgttttacagATTGAGGATCTTAGTCAACAAGCTCAAGTAGCAGCAGCTGAGAAGTTTAAGGAACCACCAGTTATTCCAGCAACTGAAGCTGGTGGTAGTACTACGGTAAGATATTGTATTTGATTGCTATAAAAATCTCTAACGCAACATTTCATATTTGATACGaactttatcttttaactttgtatttttaaagGTTGTTGCACCAATACAAGAAGAATCAGAGGAAGAAGTAGACGAAACGGGCGTCGAAGAAAAAGACATTGACCTAGTAATGTGTCAAGCCAATGTGTCTCGAGGGAAGGCTATTAAAGCTCTTAAAAATAATCAGAATGATATTGTCAATGCTATTATGGTAAGTTT from the Bombus terrestris chromosome 1, iyBomTerr1.2, whole genome shotgun sequence genome contains:
- the LOC100649127 gene encoding nascent polypeptide-associated complex subunit alpha isoform X2 translates to MPELTELDKAASSEPTKVEAAAAGSGTDTDSDDTIPELDDAGAGGTVGFPGTTVTGLPIDMVSKAKQSRGEKKARKLMSKLGLKPVQGVNRVTIRKSKNILFVINKPDVLKNPASDTYIVFGEAKIEDLSQQAQVAAAEKFKEPPVIPATEAGGSTTVVAPIQEESEEEVDETGVEEKDIDLVMCQANVSRGKAIKALKNNQNDIVNAIMELTM